Below is a genomic region from Fundulus heteroclitus isolate FHET01 chromosome 5, MU-UCD_Fhet_4.1, whole genome shotgun sequence.
AACTGCTGTAAAACCAGCAGTTTTGGTGGTTTGGTGTCTGGAGTAGACAGATTATGCGACTTAATGCCGAGCTGTGAATACATCAAAAGTCCACTAGATTTTGCTGCAAATATTCAAATGAAGATTAAGGCTTTATAAAACCTGTGGAAACCACCATGCACAATGAAGGATCGACGGACAAACTGACAGAAGGATATAATTTAGACGAATAAAGGCCATCCAGTTTTTATACCCACAATCCATTCAGCGGTGGCTCATTCAGGCATTTAATGGGCGAGAGGCCAACTAAACCGGTCTATCACAGGGAACAAagtctgaaaataaatgtttccatACAATTCCAGACTTTGTAGGAACCATGAATTGAAGAATTTGAGATCTTTAGAGTAAATGATTCAAAGATTGATCAGTGACTAGTATTCCTGTAGTTGAGATGCATTGTGTGAACCTCACAGGTGAGAAGTTGTTGAAGCTACATAGTTAGCTACTGATTGTAAATACTTCAGGAACACTTTCACCAACACATACCTCAGCAAGGGCAGaaacccataaaaaaaaaaaaaagccaacccCTTTGTGAAAAAATGTGGTCTTTATTAAAATGGAGCAAAATAAACCTCATTTTATGCAGGAACAGAGGAAAGTTTTCACGCCTGTACAGCTAGCAATGTATCTGGCAGTCCACCATGGTGTTTCTACTGCTCTGACAACATTCAGTAATGGTTGCTAGAATAATGCAAGTCAAGATGTGATTGCTTGCGTTAAAGTCtcgcaaatgaaaaaaaaaaaatttgcctgaccaaaataaaaactgatggaTGAACTGAtagatgagaaacaaaaataataataagaaaaatcttCAGAATCTTTTTCTCTTGAGGATTTCTGGTTTCCAGTTGATCGGGTGGCTTTCTTCGgtctagaagaaaaaaaaaaaaacacagtcggCGGATTTTCCTCGAGACAGATTTTAGAGACAGGATCAGACTTAAGCGCAGCAGAACAACTTACGGCCGTGTCGTCTTCTTTGTAAACCTTAATGGTTTTGTCAGCCTCGGCAGTGATCAGCCGGCTCTCAGAGTGGTCGAACATGCAGGCGAAGATTCCCGACTCGCTGTCCAGAGAGCCGGGCTGCACGGCGGCGTGGATCCGCTGGAAGTTGTAGCCCGTCCTCCAGTCCCACATGTGCATGGTTCCGTTGTCAGCTACAGTGAAACGCAATGTGAATGCAAACGCCGCGTCACCAGGTAAACGTGATATTAGGATGACAGAGAAGCGGTTTGTTATTACCTCCAGACACCAAGACCCCATCAGAGTTGACGGCCAGCGTGTTGATGATGGCGTTGTGGCCAGAGAGATTCTGGATGAAGCTGCCATCTGGGAACATCCACTGCTTGATGTTGTCGGCTGATCCTGAAGCAAATGTGTACCTGCgtgaaaaataatagaaaagttATTTATAAAGAGATGGACTATCACGCAGAAATAGGCGTATGAAAGCAGCTTTTGTGAATCATTCACAGGATTTCAGACTTTACTGGAATCAATATTCCAGATTTCTCCGTTctttcagttcaatttaaaagataaaacattacAGGGATCCCAGCAAACTGAGCTCAAGCACCATAAGCACCAGCGCCCACTAGGGGTGTGTTCTCTCCTCTTGTCTCTGTACACAATGACTGCATCTCAGTGGACCCGTCTGTGAAACTCTGGAAGTTTGCTGATGACTGGGTCTGagccagagaggaggaggatccACTGGTGcggtcagaaccacctggagctaaACCTGCCCAACACCATCGAGATGACAGAGGACTTCAGGAGACAAACTGTCTTCCTTTTACCCTCTGGTCGGCGCTACAGAGCGCCATTTACTAAAACCATTCTTCTTTTcttgataaaaataatatatatatatatatatatatatatatatatatatatatatatgctttgaGTCTGTAACCAAAGTCAAGTTCCTTCATTGTGCACAATCGTTGCACAAAGATTGTCATATTTTAGAgactttaaaagtaaaaaaagaaaaggaagaaaggatggaggGCCAACAATGAAGGCAGAAGGAAATAaaagctacgttcacactgcagcctgaagttacccaattccgattttttttgccgctatgcgacctggatccgatcttttcatgacagtctgaatgacacagattggattttttcaaatgcgacccagacCGTTTGGATATGTGGttctgaatccgatacgtatctgatcttttcaaatgtgacctgtctctgtacggccgggtcgcattaatccgacctgtacgtcaccgatactcgacaaatgTCACTAACGGTCGACCTGGCTATGCCAAGGAGGTCGATTATTGTGCGGTAACAAACACCTGTTGTAAGTCCATTCAGCCCTACGGCAACGCGTTTACTCGCTGCTTTGGCCGAAGAGGTGTGTCTTTACGTGAGAGCGCTAAACAGATccgttcagacgcacataaaggttgcctttgtcattctAAAATTACgaatgaagtccgtatcagtaaagccgctcacGTCGCTAAAATTTGGCTCTCTTCCTTTCCAATCTTCTTAAAAACATTGCATTGTAAAGTGCTGGCTCAggttggagaataacgtaaagaacgcaagatacgccgcagcattacgatccatgtttacttccgtaaacaatgagcacgcttgctacgtatgacgtcatcgcgtcctctactgcgcatgcaGGACCACTCAGGCGAATGAacgcagttcacacaggagacatacaagtcgcatatatttggaagtGTGAacggacacacaaaaaaatccgatttcacaaaaaaaaatcggaattgagcattaagacctgcagtgtgaacgtagccaaagAGATGTAGGACACAAGGATGGAAGtacagaggaaggaaggaaggaaacaaggaGGGTGAGATGTAAGGGCCTGAAGGAGGAAGGGAGAATTTAAGTTGGGATACAAGCACAGATGTAAAGAAAGGACCAGgaagaaggaaagaagaaaagagatTTTAGACCATGGAATTGAGGAAATAAAAGagtaataatgaaaaaaaaaaaaatcggactATTATTTTAAGAATATTAAATTCAAACGTTGCACGTTCCCAGACTCCACAGGAGTGCTGCACACTAAGCAGCTGTGTAAAAAACGACTCACTGTCTGGGGTGCAGCACCAGAGTCCGGACAGACTTTTTATGGTTGGTCAAAGTCGCTCTGGTTTTCCCAGCAACCAGATCCCACAGTCTGATGGTTGAATCGTGGCTGCCTGCAAAAATCAGAGGCTGCCGATTAACACAAACGACTGAAAGAACGTTAAGTATGCAGCAATTTAGCGTGTTTAATATGATCACCTGTGACGACTTGTGGTTCTGCAGCCTGACATCTCACTGTGGCGACAGTGTTGGTGTGACCGGTGAGTGTGTGCACGTTGGCCTTTGTCCTGATGTCCCACACCTGCAAATATATTAATCAGCCAACATCTTTATCAGGCCGGTCCTCTGGCTGTTGGCATCAtttaaaaaaccaaaaaaaacaaagctcttTCCTACTCCTGGTAGAACCGCCTACATGGTTCACCACCTTATTTCCTCTGTAGAGgtcaaaaacagacaaatgctAATTTGCATTTAAGCGCAAATGGGACGTTTAGTCCGAGGCAGAATGACGTCAAAGACTGAAGATCTGTTCTTATTTGAGCCATTTTAATTATAGATTACTGATGCACACCCATTTGCTAATTTAATTGTATTCATCAAACTTCTTATAACTCTGCTGTCACAATCAGCCACTGTGGCTACAAGCTCATCCTGGAGGACTGACAGACTTGATGCACTGAATCAGCTCAACATCCGTTTATGGAGGTGCTGCAACTTTCAAAGTCCAATCAGAACCATCGTTCTGACTTATGTTACTGGAGTGAGGCTGAAAAATAAACAGGGCTGTGATAAAGCCAACCGTTCCTTTTATTTGGGGCTAAAGCTAAAAGAGCCGGTGTCACTGCTACACCTGGGGACGGATTTCAACACGTTGAAGACTGAACAAAGGCGTCCTCAATGAGAGCTTACCCTCGCTGAGGCATCTCTGCTGCACGTCACAAGCACATCGATCGTCGGATGCAGATCCAAATCGTACACAGCACTTAGGTGTCCGTGGTAATGCCTGATCACctgcaaattaaaaaataacggCGTCATGCCACCGCCAAACCATTAAAGGGATAATCCAATTAAAAGATccagacagaacaaaacatatttaacagAGAATTAAAATAACTCCAAAACATCCACCATAAAAACGTGTTTCTGACCGCAGTGTACCTTGTTATACTCCAGGTCCCAACATTTGACTTGCTTATCCTCTCCACAGGAGAAGAGGTAAGGGCTGCGGCTGCTCACCGCCACGCCACGCACCGTGCTGATGTGTCCCGTCAGGGAGAGTTTCAGTTTTCCACTGGCCAGGTCCCAGATCTGGTGAGACAACAGCAGAGAAGCTGGGCAATTAGCTTGGACATTAGCTGAAACCCGAACAGGAAGCAGTAGGACGCAGGCATTTTAACACAAACGTATTAACGCTGATATCAATCGTTCTACAACAACTATGCCAACAAAAACTTAAATTGGTTAAATAAGGAAAGGGATCAATAACACAGTAGAAGAGGCATTAAaataggggtgggcgatatgaagaaaatctaatatcacgatatctttgggctatataGCGATACACGATATGTATCatgatatgttcaaataaccctgaataacaaatgtttttagccaaatagtgcctaaagttgcattggcatACCTCATATTAACGTGtcaaaatttttttgtttgaaagatttattgcacaataaaaattaatttaaaatgttatattttagccatttttttaaccacagctgcacatagaagcttttcacaaattacaatattgtcataTTATAGCTCTTTCGTGATCAACACGgaaccttaaaaaacagaacgtCCCAGCAGCCAAAAGGAAGACCAAgaaaaaatctgacacaaaataaacctcaaataaaaaggtgctcttttgtgcttaagacatataaatctgtataataaaaaatgtgacaatcccaaaaacaaaaccttgtattgtgactataaaatcaactgaccagtcgcagctacatattcagagcatctcaaaaatatttccgtgTCTCTTTAGGTGctgctaccttttgtggcaataGTGTTACGGCATGTTTTGTAAATTACCGCGTTTTGTTCGACATCCttcttgtgaaatccaaaccacTGCCTGAAACGCTGTCGCCATGGTTCCCACTGTCTCGTCAACATAAGAAATCGCACGGCTTTGttgttgtgtgtgcgtgtttgtgctTTCTGCCTTGGAGGCGGAACGAATGATGCGTTCACAGAATGTGGGagaaactaaactcacagtgaattaaatacagcggcTCAGTCTTGCCGTGGAAATTTGCACGCGATGGTCGTGATAAAGCCATTTTCAATATCGTGGCAAGGAAAACTCGAGATACATTGAGTATATTCGATATCTCGTCCACCCCTACATTGAAACATCACACTTCATGTTCTTTAGCCTGGTTACAACACTGGCAGAAAGTTTAAGACTATAAATTTGCAGTTTAAAGAGCAGAAACCAGACAATATTGCTCAATATCTCGTTGAACTGCACGATCAAATGTTTCTGGAGTGTGAAAATCTGACGTCGGGATCAGCACAGCTCACCTTTATAGTTCTGTCAGCAGAGCCTGTGACAAACCACTGGTTCCCAGGTTCCACCGCTATGGACCTGACCCAGCCGAGGTGACCGCTGATGACCTGTTAGACGACACACGCCACAGTAAATAACCCAAATAGGCGTCTTAGGCACAAATAACTGAGCAGTTCAGGTGGACTGCAGATACCCGGAACAGTTTCCACGGAGGATGCCACTGTGGTTTTGGCATCGTTGGTGCTCTCCTCATGAGCGCAGAATTTCTGGTGCCGCCGCCCTCCAGCAGtgactaaaataaacaaaaaaaaaaaaacctcaggattttttaattaaaagaagagaaaaaggtcAGTGTGTACTCTGATCTGTGTGCGAGTTATAAAACAGGAGGTTTTGCACAACAATCAGTTTTTTGGACAGGGACAATCTTCAGTTTCATTAACCAGAAAGAATTAAAGCTCCTTACATCCATATGAAGAGGAAATTTTGGGATAAATTTGCCTTTTGAACATTGCCATGGTTTGTTTAACCATCATAAAACACTGAACcttaataaaaagcaaaaactgttcATCTCTTTTCTCTAACTTTAAAAGGTAAAAGTCAGAAAAAAGGTGGCTCACCACGGCAGTGGACTTGGGGTGAACTCTCTCAGCTCCTCCTGCATGCCGATGGATTTCTGCAACACTGGCTGCAGTGCGACTGGCCTCCTGCCTGAAGTTTCACGACAAATTCACTTAAATCCAGGACTTTGCGTATGCACAGCCGAACCAACTTTTACTGCACGTTTGAAGACGTTACCTGACTTGTGAGGGCGGTAAAGCCAGCGCCATGGACAGAACTCCTCCCTCACTGGGATTCCTGTGCATCTTTGTGTCAGCGGTCAAAGCCACTCCTGATGATCagaaaatgataataaaagCCATGAAATAATATCGATTCATTTACTAAAAATGCAGAAGTTACAGTAAGGGAAGAATATTTACCCGGTCCGGAGGGATAAGCATGGGTCCCAGTGATCAGATATTCTGCTTCATCACCTtcatatttcaataaaacagaaaatattcttaAGATTGTGTTTTATTATGGGCTTTGATTTCAGTATTAATGAGTTGAGGAGCCAGCTCCTTTCTGACCTGGATGAGGGTAGCCCTGGTGCATTTCCTGGTAGCCAGGCACGCGGTCTCTCCCCTCCTTCAGAACGGGCATGTGCAAAACTGGAGCATACTCTGTTTTCAGTTTAACACCCATCTTTAATTTGTGGCTGCAGATTCAGAACAAAATGAGGCTTTTTAATGTTAAGACATTTAAGTTTGTTCCTTCACCTAAATATAGATTTTGTCATCAACTGAGAAACAGTTCTGACAGGGTGAAAAATGACCACACTGATATCTGTATCACTTTATGTCCATTAAACTGGTTAAATAAACTACTGGCATTCAGAGTGTGACTGCGCAGCATTGCAAGAGTAAAGACCAGCCAAACACAAACTCTTGTATTGTATTCATAACTCAACTTTCATACATATTGTAATGTCAACAACAAACttataaaacacaatattttattgggatattattggataaaccaacaaaaaatagcaaacatgTGTCACGTGgaatgaaaaatacacacagataaAACTCTGAAAGGTGTGGCTCGTATCCATCCAGCCTCCTCACTTAATTCTTTGGAGAAGCCAGTTTCACAAGAATTgcaaacagttttcttttctaccagctttgcatgtGTGTAAAGTGCCATTTTGGCTCATTCTTCTAAGCAAAATACCTCAAACTTAATCAGTTTGGATGCCGTTCAGGGTAGGGCTGAGCGATATGActtaaaatctcagattttattacaccaaatcagattaatcaattaattaatgCATTCTTTCTTTCTGAGAAAGTTTCAAAGAAcagtcttatttttttgttttttgaaatgaCTAgagaaagaagtaaaaaaaaaagaggattttttttgttgctttctcaAGCAAAGATGGCAATTTACTTGAGTAGGgaatataatattaataatgaacaGAATACTGATTGTGTAAATAATTTCAAGAGTATGACTAGAGCAAGAGTGATGttagaatataaatatttaccataaaaaaatggaggagatatatgtttttctaaatatctGGGATAATGGAGGAGTTTTGTTGACTTTAAATAATTCTGAACTTTCTTTCATGAATTTGAGTGTGTATATGGATTATAAATGAGTTTTCAAAAATCAAATCTTTCTTACAAaaagaaattactttaaagATTTGCTtctatgtcaagcatttcatctggaAGTTGACCCTAATTCAAAGTGCACctaaagctgtgaaacatgctgctaaaacaagatggcggccctgccgttATAAACAGGGCCGTGCGATTTCGCCAAAAATGTaagttgagatttttttttaccataattgCAATGTAATTTTTACTTtcctctgcattaaccacaaacaacaaaaatggcctttagataaagatgtttgcaaaacaagacatttttttttgttaatcagaatagtattattcaagagaatagcttgttgagttggacatcaatccttgttgaacataaactgtaaccaacaaacaagtctatgcaTTAAACACTTTGACCGCTAcgtaatgctatggtgagattcctgaaagtttctggtaaaaaatattgattatataaactgtaaaacaagtaacaaaattagattatctcactgctgcaactctcttcccttccatgaggagcaaacccactttaaacatatttaccgacacctaaaggatgcgtctgatccattaattgttaccgTTATTGCGGTTTGGAAATAGCAGTTTTTAAAATCGCAATTATATTGCAAATTccgattaattgtccagccctaattgtaaacaatgaaaatataacaacaaTGTAGCTGCTGATGGTATTACGCAATGAGCAGAACAGGCTTCATTTCAAtggtgtaacttcaaactaacttaaaaaaaacagtaaatcagTAAATTAAAGTATATTATGGtacaaaaagtttcctctttacaatattttcacCGTATAATTTCCTAAACATACATTCAGCATcgcatgctgttctcttcatgaaaacccaatgagtgcattgccaaaactaaaatcttgattttccaaaaaagaaaatgcatcttAAAACAAtcgtaaattcaaattaatcgattaaatt
It encodes:
- the plrg1 gene encoding pleiotropic regulator 1, producing MTEEVQKHSVHTLVFRSLKRTHDMFVSDHAKTIALDEESHKLKMGVKLKTEYAPVLHMPVLKEGRDRVPGYQEMHQGYPHPGDEAEYLITGTHAYPSGPGVALTADTKMHRNPSEGGVLSMALALPPSQVRQEASRTAASVAEIHRHAGGAERVHPKSTAVSLLEGGGTRNSALMRRAPTMPKPQWHPPWKLFRVISGHLGWVRSIAVEPGNQWFVTGSADRTIKIWDLASGKLKLSLTGHISTVRGVAVSSRSPYLFSCGEDKQVKCWDLEYNKVIRHYHGHLSAVYDLDLHPTIDVLVTCSRDASARVWDIRTKANVHTLTGHTNTVATVRCQAAEPQVVTGSHDSTIRLWDLVAGKTRATLTNHKKSVRTLVLHPRQYTFASGSADNIKQWMFPDGSFIQNLSGHNAIINTLAVNSDGVLVSGADNGTMHMWDWRTGYNFQRIHAAVQPGSLDSESGIFACMFDHSESRLITAEADKTIKVYKEDDTATEESHPINWKPEILKRKRF